The following are encoded together in the Lathyrus oleraceus cultivar Zhongwan6 chromosome 3, CAAS_Psat_ZW6_1.0, whole genome shotgun sequence genome:
- the LOC127130342 gene encoding uncharacterized protein LOC127130342 — translation MAGPFEKIDDVTDSKELWKVVVKVHCKWLVVSSNKKHFEMTLIDKEVNLFTDIFVYFEEERAPFVVMKLFVIMGYDFPVSNAIVQMSLSGTDIHDVVLTLYMAAFDSILTEWLIALVTRKPNQGLRNNMSIFNKIINCTLWDTYASQFIKFNQQRINTLGPTVILLHYTKGKEEGKYPLYVTNSVAKIKNSVDEANSDPTEDWEVVTEQYA, via the exons ATGGCCGGACCATTTGAGAAGATCGACGATGTCACCGATAGTAAAGAGCTGTGGAAGGTTGTTGTAAAAGTACACTGTAAATGGTTGGTTGTCTCTAGCAACAAGAAGCACTTCGAAATGACCCTTATTGACAAAGAAGTAAACTTATTTACTGATATTTTTGTCTATTTTGAAGAAGAACGTGCTCCATTTGTTGTTATGAAGTTATTTGTTATTATGGGATACGATTTTCCAGTTTCAAATGCCATTGTTCAAATGTCGTTGTCT GGAACTGATATACACGATGTTGTGTTGACATTGTATATGGCGGCGTTCGATTCAATTTTAACG GAATGGTTGATAGCATTGGTTACACGCAAACCCAACCAGGGGCTAAGAAACAACATGTCAATCTT CAACAAAATCATTAACTGTACCCTTTGGGATACATATGCTTCCCAATTCATCAAATTCAACCAACAACGCATAAATACCTTAGGCCCAACTGTCATCTTGTTGCATTACACGAAAGGCAAGGAAGAAG GAAAATATCCATTATATGTTACAAACAG TGTTGCTAAGATTAAAAATAGTGTTGATGAGGCCAATTCTGATCCTACTGAAGATTGGGAAGTTGTTACG GAGCAATATGCTTGA